A part of Arachis hypogaea cultivar Tifrunner chromosome 12, arahy.Tifrunner.gnm2.J5K5, whole genome shotgun sequence genomic DNA contains:
- the LOC112727240 gene encoding probable LL-diaminopimelate aminotransferase, chloroplastic, whose translation MKVSRNGNIAKLQAGYLFPEIARRRNAHLLKYPDAKVISLGIGDTTEPIPNAITSAMSKRSHALSTVEGYSGYGAEKGEKIVLIKGFVWKTSWNTS comes from the exons ATGAAGGTCTCTCGCAATGGAAATATTGCTAAACTTCAAGCCGGGTATCTCTTTCCGGAG attgctAGAAGAAGGAATGCACACTTGCTTAAGTACCCTGATGCCAAAGTAATAAGCCTTGGAATTGGTGATACTACTGAACCCATTCCTAATGCCATAACTTCTGCAATGTCAAAG AGATCACATGCATTATCAACTGTAGAAGGATATAGTGGTTATGGAGCTGAAAAAGGTGAAAAG ATTGTCTTAATCAAAGGCTTTGTGTGGAAAACAAGTTGGAACACTAGCTGA
- the LOC112729897 gene encoding uncharacterized protein gives MLKNSFNCTFILVYGAHNRDEKTRVWEELSYIVGLCQVPCCFLDDFNEILHVEERKDATSLPWSAEEFKDWIQDMHLVDLSLTDRKFTWFQGRSCSRIDRALVNVEWLEEFPETRLRGGPRGLSDHFTIIVEDKKLRGGPRPFRSLDSWFTHDDFLSMVKEEWRGLGDIQFTDKLKALTILLGRWHKANFGEMDNKIKRFEEKIKKIDDLVSNGVYDETMEARRKALVTCCERWYVRKEVHWK, from the coding sequence ATGTTAAAGAATAGCTTCAATTGCACATTTATCTTGGTCTATGGCGCACATAATAGAGATGAGAAGACTCGTGTTTGGGAGGAGCTGAGCTATATAGTTGGGCTATGCCAGGTTCCTTGTTGTTTTTTGGATGACTTTAATGAAATATTACATGTGGAGGAAAGGAAAGATGCAACTAGCTTACCATGGTCTGCGGAAGAATTCAAAGATTGGATACAAGATATGCACTTAGTGGATCTGTCACTCACTGATCGCAAGTTTACATGGTTTCAAGGACGATCTTGCAGTCGTATAGATAGAGCACTGGTTAATGTGGAATGGCTAGAAGAGTTTCCAGAGACTCGGCTACGAGGTGGCCCTAGGGGGTTGTCAGATCATTTTACTATAATAGTGGAGGACAAAAAGCTGAGGGGGGGCCCAAGGCCATTCCGAAGCCTTGATTCGTGGTTCACACATGACGATTTTCTTAGTATGGTTAAAGAGGAGTGGAGAGGGTTGGGGGACATACAGTTCACAGATAAACTGAAGGCGCTGACAATTCTGCTAGGAAGATGGCATAAGGCCAATTTTGGTGAGATGGATAACAAAATTAAAAGATTCGAGGAAAAAATCAAGAAGATTGATGACCTGGTGAGCAATGGAGTGTATGATGAAACGATGGAGGCTAGAAGAAAGGCGTTGGTTACTTGTTGTGAGAGATGGTATGTAAGAAAGGAAGTACATTGGAAATAG